A part of Halobacillus shinanisalinarum genomic DNA contains:
- a CDS encoding LOG family protein: MKKIAVFCGSSPGASDAYIEGAKKLGKEMVKRDITLVYGGASVGMMGALADTILEEGGHVIGVMPDFLEKREIAHKDLTELIVVGSMHERKTKMSDLADGFIALPGGPGTMEEYFEIFTWAQLGLHQKPCGLLNVNRYFDPLLALFKHMTKEQFLNEKYLSIALSEPNPSSLLDHFYSYEPPKVKTYITSKDET; encoded by the coding sequence ATGAAAAAAATAGCTGTATTCTGTGGATCAAGCCCCGGAGCATCTGATGCTTATATAGAGGGGGCAAAAAAGCTAGGGAAAGAAATGGTTAAAAGAGATATCACTCTCGTCTATGGCGGTGCAAGCGTAGGCATGATGGGAGCCCTTGCAGATACGATCTTAGAAGAAGGTGGACACGTGATTGGTGTTATGCCTGACTTTCTAGAAAAAAGAGAAATAGCACATAAAGATCTAACTGAACTTATTGTCGTTGGATCTATGCATGAAAGAAAAACAAAAATGTCAGATCTAGCCGATGGATTTATTGCTTTACCAGGTGGTCCAGGAACTATGGAGGAGTACTTTGAAATTTTTACTTGGGCGCAATTAGGACTTCACCAAAAGCCATGTGGTCTTTTGAATGTTAATCGTTATTTTGATCCTCTTTTAGCTTTATTTAAGCATATGACTAAAGAGCAATTTCTAAATGAAAAGTATCTGTCCATAGCTTTATCAGAACCGAACCCATCTAGTTTGTTAGACCACTTTTATTCCTATGAACCGCCAAAAGTAAAGACTTATATCACTTCTAAAGATGAGACTTAA
- the pdxR gene encoding MocR-like pyridoxine biosynthesis transcription factor PdxR — protein MKNYLFALNESSPKYKQIYEQFKSFIEQGNMKADEQLPSIRKLADSLQVSRNTTLMAYNQLVAEGYIRGEGRKGYFVNLLEPSLYQESPILPNKKRGRKKESVRVDFRTDAVDQSHFPLKIWRRIANQVLTLPESFRYGESFGEVSLREQIAAYLLQSRGVKTDADAIIIGSSTQQMLIHLGHILKEDYSGIIVEDPGFDGAREAFKFHHFLLEYLPVYAAGIDLSQLNQLDSALIYVTPSHHSPYGVSMPIQQRQTLIQWANKVQGYIIEDDYDSEFRYTQRPFPALASIDSTRVIYLGNFSKSFLPGLRLIYMVLPKQLLNRYKNQFLNFESSTSLFSQLTMARFMENGEWNRHIKRMRLVYKRKMEHLVSLLKKHLGQSISIIGEQSGLYVLIKVNLECSEEWLVEQAFLYGVKVRPTSIYFIKNQSDRPMIKLGFSGLSYDEIELGVKLLRKAWL, from the coding sequence ATGAAGAATTATCTTTTTGCCTTAAACGAAAGCTCTCCCAAATACAAACAAATCTACGAGCAGTTTAAATCATTTATTGAACAAGGCAATATGAAAGCTGATGAACAACTACCCTCTATTCGAAAACTTGCTGATTCTCTTCAAGTAAGTCGTAATACAACCCTAATGGCATATAACCAACTTGTAGCGGAGGGTTATATACGCGGAGAAGGACGAAAAGGTTATTTTGTCAATTTATTAGAGCCATCTTTATACCAGGAATCACCAATCCTCCCTAACAAAAAAAGGGGGAGAAAGAAAGAATCCGTTCGTGTCGATTTTAGGACAGATGCTGTTGATCAATCCCATTTTCCCTTAAAAATATGGAGACGAATAGCGAATCAGGTCTTAACGTTACCTGAGAGCTTTCGGTATGGAGAATCTTTTGGAGAGGTGAGTCTGCGTGAACAAATTGCCGCATACTTACTACAATCACGTGGGGTAAAAACCGATGCAGATGCCATTATTATAGGTAGTAGTACACAACAAATGCTTATTCATCTAGGCCATATATTAAAGGAAGATTACTCAGGTATTATCGTAGAAGATCCAGGGTTCGATGGCGCCAGGGAAGCTTTTAAATTCCATCACTTTTTGCTTGAATATTTGCCAGTATATGCAGCGGGTATAGACCTTTCGCAACTTAACCAACTGGATTCAGCCTTAATCTATGTAACACCCTCTCATCACAGTCCATACGGTGTAAGCATGCCTATTCAACAACGACAAACGCTCATTCAATGGGCAAATAAGGTACAGGGATACATTATTGAAGACGATTATGATAGTGAGTTTCGATATACACAACGGCCTTTTCCAGCGCTCGCTTCTATTGATTCAACAAGGGTCATATATCTGGGGAATTTCTCAAAGTCTTTTCTCCCAGGACTACGTTTAATCTATATGGTGTTACCAAAGCAGCTTTTAAATCGTTATAAAAATCAGTTCCTGAACTTCGAAAGTTCAACTTCACTTTTTAGCCAACTTACAATGGCTAGATTTATGGAAAATGGGGAATGGAATCGGCACATTAAGCGAATGCGCCTTGTTTATAAACGAAAAATGGAACACCTTGTATCTTTATTAAAAAAACATTTAGGGCAAAGTATATCCATTATTGGCGAACAGTCCGGTTTGTACGTATTAATTAAGGTAAATCTGGAGTGTTCAGAAGAATGGCTAGTCGAGCAGGCTTTCCTTTATGGGGTTAAAGTACGGCCAACTTCAATCTATTTCATAAAAAACCAATCGGATAGACCTATGATTAAACTAGGGTTTAGTGGTCTTTCTTATGATGAAATCGAACTTGGTGTAAAACTTTTAAGAAAAGCGTGGTTATAG
- a CDS encoding FMN-binding negative transcriptional regulator — translation MYIPKHFEIKDEKAIYEIIEENSFATLFSQHQGHPYATHLPLILDKEKRYLYGHFAKPNKQWRDIEEQEVLAVFQGPHCYISSSWYETNKAVPTWNYVAAHVYGKVEIIDGRQMMDSLHHMVSKYEDPNSSYQWDHLDAHFLEGQAKGIVGFKIEIDKIEGKAKLSQNHSPERLKLVISQLEQSPSEDEREIASHMKTILRKKS, via the coding sequence ATGTATATTCCAAAGCACTTTGAAATCAAAGATGAAAAAGCGATTTATGAGATTATTGAGGAAAACAGCTTCGCTACGCTATTTTCCCAACATCAGGGTCACCCGTATGCGACCCACCTTCCTTTGATTTTAGATAAAGAAAAAAGATATTTGTACGGTCACTTTGCAAAACCGAATAAGCAGTGGAGAGATATAGAAGAACAGGAGGTACTTGCCGTTTTTCAGGGGCCGCATTGTTATATCTCGTCTTCCTGGTATGAAACGAATAAAGCCGTTCCGACATGGAATTACGTAGCTGCTCATGTATACGGAAAGGTTGAGATCATAGACGGGAGACAAATGATGGATTCCCTTCATCATATGGTATCGAAATATGAAGATCCAAATAGTTCTTATCAATGGGACCACTTGGATGCCCATTTTTTAGAAGGACAGGCAAAAGGCATTGTTGGGTTCAAAATCGAGATCGATAAAATTGAAGGAAAGGCAAAGTTGAGTCAAAATCATTCCCCTGAACGACTAAAGCTTGTTATTTCACAACTTGAACAATCCCCAAGTGAAGATGAGAGGGAAATTGCATCTCATATGAAAACAATTCTTAGAAAGAAATCTTGA
- a CDS encoding trans-sulfuration enzyme family protein, whose amino-acid sequence MRFETKAIHSGRSIDKSTSSVTMPIHLSTTFERAADGSYPNEFVYSRESNPNRHALEDCLTSLEEGYDCVTFASGMAAITSLIEALPADKPRRVIMPNDMYFGIRSLLSETDIGSKFDIVIVDMTNLHEVEKAIKSAPTGLVWIETPSNPLLKVIDFEAVTKIAQQAGAYTVADNTWATPVLQRPLTLGVDFSIHSVTKYIGGHSDLMIGAVVARSDSPMLTNLRAWQHSKGAVPSPFDCWLALRGVQSLAQRMMTHCANASEIADFLDYHPNVGAVHYPGLSNHPGHHIAARQMSSFGSMLSFQVKGGQREAMAVAAKVQLVTRATSLGGTHSLIEHRASVEGSTTMAPPNLLRLSIGLEHVDDLKEDLSQALEEVK is encoded by the coding sequence ATGCGTTTTGAAACAAAAGCCATTCACTCCGGGCGTTCAATTGACAAATCAACGTCCTCGGTTACCATGCCAATCCATCTCTCTACAACATTCGAACGAGCTGCAGATGGTTCATACCCAAATGAATTCGTGTATAGCCGTGAAAGCAATCCCAATCGCCATGCTCTAGAAGACTGCCTCACTTCGCTCGAGGAAGGGTATGATTGCGTCACTTTCGCATCAGGGATGGCAGCAATCACTTCATTAATCGAGGCACTTCCTGCCGATAAACCACGACGGGTTATTATGCCAAACGATATGTATTTTGGTATTCGTTCCCTTCTTTCGGAAACGGATATTGGGTCAAAGTTTGACATTGTGATTGTTGACATGACAAATCTTCATGAGGTTGAGAAAGCGATAAAAAGCGCACCAACCGGTCTGGTCTGGATCGAAACGCCATCTAATCCACTACTGAAAGTTATTGATTTTGAAGCTGTTACCAAAATTGCACAGCAGGCCGGGGCATACACCGTTGCTGATAATACGTGGGCCACTCCAGTTCTGCAACGTCCCCTCACTCTTGGAGTTGATTTTTCAATCCATTCCGTGACGAAATATATTGGGGGACATAGTGATTTAATGATTGGTGCAGTTGTCGCAAGATCAGATAGTCCTATGTTGACTAATCTACGAGCTTGGCAACATTCAAAAGGTGCGGTGCCTTCCCCTTTCGACTGTTGGCTTGCACTACGGGGCGTACAATCACTTGCCCAACGTATGATGACCCATTGTGCAAATGCATCGGAAATTGCAGATTTTTTAGATTATCATCCGAATGTCGGAGCCGTTCATTATCCTGGTCTTTCTAACCATCCAGGACATCATATTGCAGCACGGCAGATGAGCTCATTCGGTAGTATGTTGTCCTTTCAGGTGAAAGGTGGTCAACGTGAAGCGATGGCTGTTGCTGCAAAAGTACAATTGGTTACCCGTGCTACAAGTCTGGGTGGAACGCACAGCCTCATAGAGCACCGTGCTTCAGTTGAAGGAAGCACAACGATGGCTCCGCCTAATCTCCTGCGTCTATCAATCGGACTCGAGCATGTGGATGATCTAAAGGAAGATTTATCTCAGGCGCTGGAAGAAGTAAAATGA
- a CDS encoding GNAT family N-acetyltransferase yields the protein MTNDENIVLMKADLDQIDLVADLFDKYRVFYEQPSNLEEGKKFIRERMENQQSVIFLAIEKQASSVRPLGFVQLYPSFSSVNLAKILILNDLYVDQSARRSGVAKSLMQKAKEHALETGAKELTLETASDNHKAQHLYELIGYEKDAEHFYYNLLLN from the coding sequence ATGACTAACGATGAAAACATTGTACTTATGAAAGCAGACCTAGATCAAATAGATTTAGTTGCCGACCTTTTTGACAAATATCGGGTCTTTTACGAACAACCATCAAACTTAGAGGAAGGAAAAAAGTTTATTCGTGAAAGAATGGAAAATCAACAATCTGTGATTTTTTTAGCAATCGAAAAACAAGCAAGCTCTGTAAGACCATTAGGATTTGTTCAGCTTTATCCATCCTTTTCATCAGTCAATCTAGCAAAAATATTGATATTAAATGACCTGTATGTTGATCAATCTGCGAGGCGAAGTGGAGTAGCTAAGAGCTTAATGCAAAAAGCAAAGGAACACGCCTTAGAAACAGGTGCAAAAGAATTAACACTTGAAACAGCTAGCGACAATCACAAGGCACAACATTTATATGAATTAATTGGGTATGAGAAAGACGCGGAACATTTTTATTATAATTTATTACTCAATTGA
- a CDS encoding NAD(P)H oxidoreductase, which yields MNVLTVVTHPRENSLTFKVSEHFIQGLKDAGHETEILDLYRSSFSPVLWEEDEPEWSADYQQYSSEVEMEMERMKRHDALAFVFPLWWWSMPAMLKGYIDRVWNWGFAYGPKKLDHQKVLWLSLAGAPVERFEKRQYDKMMMRYFNVGLADYCGIPNSQFELFYETINEQPGYMEEWLTRAYNLGLNYAK from the coding sequence ATGAACGTATTGACAGTTGTTACGCATCCAAGAGAAAATTCTTTGACTTTTAAAGTATCGGAACATTTTATTCAGGGGCTTAAGGATGCAGGTCATGAAACAGAGATATTAGATTTATATCGCAGCAGTTTCAGCCCTGTACTTTGGGAAGAGGATGAGCCCGAATGGTCTGCTGATTATCAACAATATTCTTCTGAGGTCGAGATGGAGATGGAACGAATGAAAAGACACGATGCGTTGGCTTTTGTTTTTCCTCTATGGTGGTGGAGCATGCCGGCTATGTTAAAAGGATATATAGACCGCGTTTGGAACTGGGGATTTGCTTACGGACCTAAAAAGCTTGATCATCAAAAAGTGTTGTGGCTTAGCCTGGCCGGGGCTCCAGTCGAACGTTTTGAAAAGAGGCAGTACGACAAGATGATGATGCGGTATTTCAATGTTGGCTTAGCGGATTATTGTGGAATACCGAATTCACAATTCGAACTTTTTTATGAAACCATAAATGAGCAGCCAGGATATATGGAAGAGTGGTTAACTCGAGCTTATAATTTGGGATTGAACTATGCCAAATAG
- a CDS encoding ArsR/SmtB family transcription factor, translating to MEHIDFFKALSNETRLEILRWLKEPKKHFDNPPGKGPENIDEKGGVCVGVIQKKAQLSQSTTSQYLSMMQKAGLLKAERKGKWTYYRRNEKMIQDVSEYLKEEL from the coding sequence ATGGAGCATATTGATTTTTTTAAAGCGTTATCCAATGAAACTAGATTAGAGATATTGAGATGGTTGAAGGAACCAAAAAAACACTTTGACAATCCTCCTGGGAAGGGTCCAGAAAATATTGATGAGAAAGGTGGTGTCTGTGTAGGTGTTATTCAAAAGAAAGCACAATTGTCACAATCAACGACGTCTCAATATTTATCCATGATGCAAAAAGCAGGTTTGTTGAAAGCTGAACGCAAAGGGAAATGGACTTATTACCGAAGAAATGAAAAAATGATTCAGGATGTATCCGAATACTTAAAAGAGGAGCTATAA
- a CDS encoding NADPH-dependent FMN reductase, translated as MSMIAIIIGSTRPGRNGEAVAHWVYEIANQRSDAEFEIVDIADYDLPLLDEPKGAASGEYTKPHTKAWSKKIDTFDGFIFITPEYNHATSPALKNAIDFLYKEWNNKSAGFVGYGAAGATTAVENLRMIMAELEVADVRAQVRLSLFTDFDNFSELKPAAFQEESANAMIDQVIAWGDALSVVRNK; from the coding sequence ATGAGTATGATAGCAATTATTATTGGAAGTACACGTCCGGGTCGCAATGGCGAGGCTGTTGCCCATTGGGTATACGAGATAGCCAATCAACGCAGTGATGCTGAATTCGAAATCGTAGACATTGCAGACTACGATTTGCCACTGCTTGATGAACCAAAGGGGGCAGCCTCAGGGGAGTACACGAAGCCGCATACGAAGGCTTGGTCCAAAAAAATAGATACTTTTGATGGTTTTATTTTCATCACGCCAGAGTATAATCACGCAACGTCACCTGCCCTTAAAAACGCCATTGATTTCTTGTATAAGGAATGGAACAATAAATCGGCTGGTTTTGTCGGATACGGGGCTGCCGGGGCTACGACAGCAGTTGAAAATCTTAGGATGATTATGGCCGAATTGGAGGTTGCCGACGTGCGTGCTCAGGTTCGACTTTCGCTCTTCACCGATTTTGATAATTTCAGCGAGTTGAAGCCAGCTGCCTTTCAAGAGGAATCGGCTAATGCCATGATTGATCAAGTCATCGCCTGGGGCGATGCATTGAGTGTAGTTCGAAATAAATGA
- a CDS encoding antibiotic biosynthesis monooxygenase codes for MPTIDENRFFTVMVEFDVEPQYQQVLIDEITDQVEQHFTHFTGFVSASFHASDNGRRVVNYGQWLSKEAWMGSSSATGFDAAKATIAEVIKRCGARTTKVDFFQVARVIEGA; via the coding sequence ATGCCGACAATAGATGAAAACCGATTCTTTACGGTAATGGTTGAGTTCGATGTTGAACCACAATACCAACAGGTATTGATTGATGAAATTACCGATCAAGTTGAACAACACTTCACCCATTTTACTGGATTTGTATCCGCAAGTTTTCATGCGAGTGATAATGGACGCCGGGTGGTGAACTATGGTCAATGGCTGTCAAAAGAGGCCTGGATGGGAAGTTCTTCGGCAACTGGTTTTGACGCAGCCAAAGCGACAATCGCTGAGGTTATTAAGCGCTGTGGGGCAAGGACCACGAAGGTCGATTTCTTTCAAGTTGCACGAGTGATCGAAGGCGCATAA
- a CDS encoding MFS transporter — translation MEQEVQEQTGEKLMRILMFTLVLSVMSATMFNIVLPEVASDLDLSFAQVSWVSTAYMLIYGIGAVIYGKLADTCKLKNLLTFGLIFFSLGSIVGLIAQAYWMVLLGRILQAVGASVIPATAMIIPARHFPPARRGSALGMVAVGLALGRVLGPIVSAFIVSIADWRWLFCLPLLTLFLLPFYRKYLDDEQMQGSKVDWLGGGLLAGTVALLLLSVTRGGWMFAIGCLTLSVLFMIRIRYAAEPFIKARLFQNKRYSFGLVITFLVSGTSFSFVYLSPLLLSDVSHLDPQQIGIVMVPAAIISAILGKKSGKLADAKGNPFLFYLSSALMFIAFLLLSTFVGSSPIFIAVFLTIGDAGAAFILITLSNTISQTLPKEQIGVGMGIFSLLNFMAGSVSGAVYGKVVDLGAVLNWNPARLFSNGIVYSNIYISLALLLVSIILLYYFQFQRATSTRFKMTYKPGQTEQSP, via the coding sequence ATGGAGCAGGAAGTACAAGAACAAACGGGAGAAAAATTAATGCGTATTTTGATGTTCACGCTTGTCCTATCCGTCATGAGTGCAACGATGTTTAATATCGTGCTTCCCGAGGTCGCTTCGGATCTTGACCTTTCTTTTGCCCAAGTGAGCTGGGTTTCAACAGCCTATATGCTGATTTATGGAATCGGAGCGGTCATCTATGGAAAGTTGGCCGACACCTGCAAGCTCAAAAATTTGTTGACGTTCGGACTGATCTTTTTTTCACTTGGTTCAATAGTTGGTCTGATCGCTCAAGCCTATTGGATGGTGCTTCTTGGCCGTATCTTACAGGCTGTGGGGGCATCAGTCATTCCGGCAACGGCTATGATCATCCCCGCCCGCCATTTTCCGCCGGCGAGACGCGGTAGCGCTTTGGGGATGGTCGCTGTCGGGTTGGCGCTTGGAAGAGTATTGGGTCCGATTGTTTCTGCTTTCATTGTCAGCATTGCTGATTGGCGATGGTTGTTCTGCCTCCCTCTTTTAACGCTATTCCTGCTGCCGTTTTACCGTAAATATTTGGATGACGAACAGATGCAAGGAAGTAAAGTCGATTGGCTTGGCGGTGGGCTATTAGCCGGGACAGTAGCGCTATTGCTTTTGTCTGTTACGAGAGGGGGATGGATGTTTGCCATCGGCTGCCTGACTTTGTCTGTCTTGTTCATGATACGCATTCGCTATGCAGCAGAACCATTTATTAAAGCTCGTCTGTTCCAAAATAAGCGCTATTCTTTTGGGTTAGTTATTACTTTTCTTGTCAGTGGGACCAGTTTCTCGTTCGTTTATCTAAGTCCGTTGTTGTTATCCGATGTCAGTCATTTGGATCCACAGCAGATTGGCATAGTGATGGTTCCAGCCGCCATCATTTCGGCCATTCTCGGGAAAAAAAGCGGAAAATTAGCGGATGCGAAAGGAAATCCATTCTTATTCTACTTGTCATCCGCGTTAATGTTCATCGCCTTTCTTTTATTATCTACCTTTGTGGGAAGTTCGCCGATTTTCATCGCTGTCTTTTTAACCATCGGTGATGCCGGGGCAGCGTTCATACTCATTACACTGTCGAACACGATTTCCCAAACATTACCGAAGGAACAGATTGGGGTTGGCATGGGCATTTTCTCGCTGTTGAACTTTATGGCAGGCAGCGTTTCAGGAGCCGTATACGGCAAGGTGGTTGACCTGGGGGCTGTTTTGAACTGGAATCCCGCCAGATTGTTTTCGAACGGGATTGTTTACAGTAATATTTACATCTCCCTTGCTCTTTTGCTTGTGAGTATTATATTGCTTTACTACTTTCAGTTTCAGAGAGCGACAAGCACGCGCTTTAAAATGACGTATAAACCAGGTCAGACTGAGCAGAGTCCATAA
- a CDS encoding TetR/AcrR family transcriptional regulator — protein MNFNKKQDTADKIMTAAIDLMAERGYKGVTTEEIATKAGFSEKTLFRHFKSKQNLLESAFHRYHYAEEMKDLFDKKITWDLHTDLMMISQNYHRIMYQNRKLIQISGRERENLPGFQESTHKHPEQLKAFLTEYFDEMYKKGKIIQTDSERKAVAFLYLNYGAAMGGINNDPILNTFSIEAFIEESVSIFTRALTP, from the coding sequence ATGAATTTTAATAAAAAACAGGACACTGCTGATAAAATTATGACGGCTGCCATAGATCTTATGGCAGAAAGAGGCTACAAAGGCGTAACGACTGAAGAAATTGCAACAAAAGCTGGATTTAGTGAAAAAACGTTGTTTAGACACTTTAAAAGCAAACAAAATTTGTTAGAATCAGCTTTTCATCGTTATCATTATGCGGAAGAGATGAAAGATCTCTTTGACAAGAAAATAACATGGGACCTTCACACAGACTTGATGATGATTAGTCAAAACTACCATCGAATCATGTATCAGAATCGAAAACTGATCCAAATTAGTGGAAGAGAGCGTGAGAATCTTCCTGGCTTTCAGGAATCTACCCACAAACACCCTGAGCAGTTAAAAGCATTCTTAACCGAATATTTCGATGAGATGTATAAAAAGGGAAAGATTATTCAAACCGATTCCGAAAGAAAAGCTGTTGCCTTTCTGTACTTGAATTATGGTGCGGCTATGGGCGGGATAAACAATGATCCAATACTCAATACCTTTTCGATCGAAGCCTTTATTGAAGAAAGTGTTTCGATTTTTACTAGGGCTTTAACCCCCTAG
- a CDS encoding DinB family protein produces MAFDLKGESNMESVVGILYSTVKENFQRLKSVTEEMEQEELDYHGTDGKFNSAGQLIRHLAYVDLNWVYRIKDEPLPGVLEEKYGPALNENDQLPMVKGVSLQELLSDYEKVYEMFRSECTYLTDNDLDKVVTFGNENEKQATIRWGIWHISDHNRYHQAHINQLRKWYKGEH; encoded by the coding sequence ATGGCATTCGATTTAAAAGGTGAATCAAATATGGAATCAGTTGTTGGGATCTTATATTCAACTGTCAAGGAAAATTTTCAACGATTAAAATCTGTTACTGAAGAGATGGAGCAAGAGGAATTAGATTATCATGGCACAGATGGAAAGTTTAATAGTGCCGGACAATTGATAAGACATTTAGCTTATGTTGATCTTAACTGGGTTTATAGAATTAAGGATGAACCTTTACCAGGTGTTTTGGAAGAGAAGTATGGACCAGCTTTAAATGAAAATGATCAACTTCCAATGGTTAAAGGAGTCTCTCTACAAGAACTTTTATCTGATTATGAGAAAGTGTATGAAATGTTTAGATCTGAATGTACTTATCTAACTGACAATGATCTAGATAAAGTTGTCACTTTTGGAAATGAAAACGAAAAGCAAGCAACCATTCGCTGGGGAATATGGCACATCTCAGATCATAATAGGTACCATCAAGCCCATATAAACCAGCTGCGTAAATGGTATAAGGGAGAACATTAA
- a CDS encoding cupin domain-containing protein, which translates to MNTVNHIDTKSIQWKTVGDGVEMFVLRFEPGEVRTLLRFAPGKGYAPHRHPDGEEVFVLDGVYKDMDTEYGPGTYLYYPPNSEHSPISPTGCTILVMSPEPPINL; encoded by the coding sequence ATGAATACAGTCAATCATATTGATACGAAATCCATTCAGTGGAAAACAGTAGGTGACGGGGTTGAAATGTTTGTTCTACGTTTTGAACCTGGCGAAGTACGTACTTTACTACGATTTGCTCCAGGTAAAGGCTATGCTCCTCATCGCCATCCTGACGGTGAGGAAGTTTTCGTACTTGATGGAGTGTATAAGGATATGGACACTGAATATGGTCCTGGTACTTACTTATACTATCCTCCAAACAGCGAACACTCTCCTATTAGTCCGACTGGATGTACTATATTAGTTATGTCTCCAGAACCACCAATAAACTTATAA
- a CDS encoding GNAT family N-acetyltransferase: MTMRLDEMNSDEFQAFLSFAIKHFADEQIKCGNWKPEEGISKATEEYEKLLPEGKNTENNHLFTIRDENQEVGMIWLAKVTDEKGFIYSINIWEGNQGKGYGKKAMQEIEVLAKEFGLKNIGLHVFAHNQLARDLYEKLGYIEKNIKMEKSL, from the coding sequence ATGACGATGAGGTTAGACGAAATGAATTCAGATGAATTCCAAGCATTTTTAAGTTTTGCAATTAAACATTTTGCAGACGAACAAATCAAGTGTGGTAATTGGAAGCCGGAAGAGGGAATTAGCAAGGCAACAGAAGAGTATGAAAAGTTGCTCCCAGAAGGAAAGAACACGGAAAACAACCACTTATTTACAATTCGGGATGAAAACCAAGAAGTTGGCATGATTTGGCTCGCGAAAGTAACTGATGAAAAAGGGTTCATTTATAGTATCAACATTTGGGAAGGAAACCAAGGTAAAGGTTATGGTAAAAAAGCTATGCAAGAAATTGAAGTCTTAGCTAAAGAATTTGGATTGAAAAATATAGGCCTACATGTCTTTGCCCATAACCAATTGGCACGAGATTTATATGAAAAGTTAGGATACATAGAAAAGAATATTAAAATGGAAAAATCGTTATAA
- the plsY gene encoding glycerol-3-phosphate 1-O-acyltransferase PlsY, which translates to MIDILVPIAALAMGYLLGSLNTAVIVGKIYGKDIRSHGSQSAGLTNTLRVLGKSAATFVLVGDIIKGVIACYIGLFLDVNFYSGEAKDSLCLLTAGAGAVIGHNWPVYFRFEGGKGALTAVSVVFMADWFIALLGLGFFVIIVVLTRYVSLGTVCATLGIVAISFIPVFGHSVYFNIFAFLMAIMVIFRHRKNIQRILSGTENKLTF; encoded by the coding sequence ATGATTGATATTTTAGTGCCTATTGCGGCGTTGGCTATGGGTTACTTATTAGGCAGCCTTAATACAGCGGTGATTGTAGGGAAAATATATGGTAAAGACATAAGAAGCCATGGAAGCCAAAGCGCAGGGCTTACTAATACTTTGAGGGTACTGGGGAAATCGGCTGCGACGTTTGTTCTCGTGGGAGATATAATAAAAGGGGTAATTGCTTGTTATATTGGGTTGTTCCTTGATGTAAACTTTTATTCGGGAGAGGCTAAAGATTCCTTATGCCTTTTAACGGCAGGTGCAGGAGCAGTAATAGGGCATAACTGGCCGGTATATTTTCGGTTTGAAGGGGGTAAGGGAGCTCTTACAGCGGTGTCAGTGGTGTTTATGGCTGACTGGTTTATAGCCCTTTTAGGTCTAGGTTTTTTTGTGATAATAGTCGTTTTAACACGTTATGTTTCTTTAGGTACAGTATGTGCTACATTGGGTATTGTGGCTATTTCGTTTATTCCTGTTTTTGGGCATTCTGTATATTTTAATATATTTGCCTTCCTAATGGCGATTATGGTTATTTTCAGGCATAGGAAAAATATACAAAGGATACTCTCAGGTACAGAAAACAAACTCACTTTTTGA